From a region of the Mycobacterium sp. SMC-8 genome:
- the ripA gene encoding NlpC/P60 family peptidoglycan endopeptidase RipA has translation MRRLTSFLSLFALMPALVISAPGTAVAGHDGSPDRDDVPSLVAAVAEANQRMADVGSDIQIKQEGVNRALVEIAAARDTLAQARRDVVASDQALTASQHAIEAAQQRFDRFAASTYMNGPSGALPLAQSPEEILAGASTQQTLTISFQRVHDDLLRRQTDQANKLSAATAARARAESAAADAQRRQDDAVAALRDAQQTFTAQRREVERLATERDSAQARLEAARPVAATAAAPSAAQPGTVPVSGAPWDRGTTSPGGATKGGLWDTTLPMVPSANVVGDPVAIINAVLKIMATSAQLTADMGRKFLTKLGILSPVTAAADPGITNGRIPRLYGRQASEFVIRRAMSQLGVPYSWGGGNANGPSRGIDQGANTVGFDCSGLMLYAFAGVGIKLDHYSGSQYNAGRKIPSSQMRRGDLIFYGPNASQHEAMYLGDGMMIEAPYTGSVVKISPVRTSGMTPYVTRLIEY, from the coding sequence ATGCGGCGCCTCACTTCTTTTCTGAGTCTCTTCGCATTAATGCCGGCACTGGTGATCAGCGCCCCGGGCACCGCTGTTGCCGGGCATGACGGCAGCCCCGACCGCGACGACGTTCCCTCATTGGTTGCGGCGGTCGCCGAAGCGAACCAGCGGATGGCCGACGTCGGTAGCGACATCCAGATCAAGCAAGAGGGCGTCAACCGTGCCCTGGTCGAAATCGCGGCCGCTCGCGACACCCTCGCGCAGGCCCGACGCGACGTTGTTGCCAGCGACCAAGCCCTTACCGCCAGTCAACACGCGATCGAGGCCGCACAACAGCGTTTTGACCGCTTCGCCGCGTCGACCTATATGAACGGGCCGTCGGGTGCGTTGCCGCTGGCGCAAAGTCCCGAGGAGATCCTGGCCGGGGCCTCGACCCAGCAGACCCTCACCATCAGCTTCCAGCGGGTCCACGACGACCTCTTGCGTCGGCAGACCGATCAGGCCAACAAGCTTTCTGCTGCGACGGCAGCGCGGGCGCGCGCCGAGAGCGCCGCCGCAGACGCCCAACGCCGGCAAGACGACGCGGTAGCCGCACTCCGGGACGCCCAGCAGACGTTTACCGCACAGCGACGCGAGGTCGAACGGCTCGCTACCGAACGCGACTCCGCTCAAGCTCGACTGGAAGCTGCCCGACCGGTGGCGGCGACAGCCGCCGCGCCCAGTGCGGCGCAACCCGGCACTGTTCCGGTATCCGGCGCTCCCTGGGACCGCGGCACCACGTCGCCGGGGGGCGCCACCAAGGGGGGCCTGTGGGACACCACGCTGCCGATGGTGCCCAGCGCTAACGTGGTCGGCGACCCGGTGGCCATCATCAATGCCGTCCTCAAGATCATGGCGACCTCGGCGCAGCTGACGGCCGACATGGGCCGCAAGTTCCTCACCAAACTCGGCATTCTGTCTCCAGTCACCGCCGCCGCAGATCCCGGCATCACCAACGGACGCATCCCCCGCCTCTACGGCCGCCAGGCCTCAGAGTTCGTGATTCGCCGCGCCATGTCACAACTGGGCGTGCCTTACTCCTGGGGCGGCGGCAACGCCAACGGCCCGTCACGAGGCATCGACCAGGGCGCCAACACCGTGGGTTTCGACTGTTCGGGCCTGATGCTGTATGCCTTCGCCGGCGTCGGCATCAAACTCGACCACTACTCCGGGTCGCAATACAACGCAGGCCGCAAGATCCCCTCGTCACAGATGCGACGCGGTGACCTCATCTTTTACGGCCCCAACGCCAGCCAGCACGAAGCGATGTATCTGGGCGACGGCATGATGATCGAAGCCCCCTACACCGGGTCGGTCGTCAAGATCTCGCCCGTGCGCACCTCCGGCATGACGCCCTACGTCACCCGCTTGATCGAATATTGA
- a CDS encoding response regulator transcription factor, with translation MQHHHLGAPESAKGYRALVVDDELPLAEVVASYLEREQFEAVVAGNGVDAIAVARDLDPDVVILDLGLPGIDGLEVCRQLRTFSDAYVVMLTARDTELDTVLGLTVGADDYITKPFSPRELVARIRAMLRRPRILQTAAAPAERETAPPRRFGALSIDVAAREVHIDDELILLTRTEFDILEALSARPGIVLSRRQLLEIIRDEPWVGNEHLVDVHIGHLRRKLGDDAARPRYIATVRGVGYRMGTGQ, from the coding sequence ATGCAGCACCACCACCTGGGCGCGCCTGAGAGCGCGAAGGGATACCGCGCGCTGGTCGTCGACGACGAACTCCCCCTGGCCGAAGTGGTGGCCAGCTATCTCGAACGCGAGCAGTTCGAAGCCGTCGTCGCCGGCAACGGTGTCGACGCAATCGCCGTCGCACGCGACCTGGATCCCGATGTCGTCATCCTTGACCTCGGCCTACCCGGCATCGACGGACTCGAGGTCTGCCGGCAATTGCGGACCTTCTCCGACGCCTACGTCGTCATGCTCACCGCCCGTGACACCGAACTGGATACCGTGCTCGGCCTCACCGTCGGCGCCGACGACTACATCACCAAACCCTTCAGTCCCCGCGAGCTGGTCGCGCGCATCCGCGCCATGCTGCGGCGACCCCGCATCCTGCAAACAGCCGCCGCACCCGCCGAACGAGAGACAGCCCCGCCGCGCCGCTTCGGCGCACTGAGCATCGACGTCGCCGCCCGTGAGGTACATATCGACGACGAACTGATCCTGTTGACCCGCACCGAATTCGACATTCTCGAAGCCCTGTCCGCGCGGCCAGGAATCGTGCTGAGCCGCCGACAACTTCTCGAAATAATCCGCGACGAACCCTGGGTCGGCAACGAACACCTCGTCGACGTCCACATCGGACACTTACGACGCAAACTCGGCGACGACGCCGCACGCCCCCGCTACATCGCCACGGTTCGAGGTGTCGGATACCGGATGGGAACCGGACAGTGA
- a CDS encoding cell wall metabolism sensor histidine kinase WalK: MTPPPTSTPRRRRRPGRPGIGLRLLAAQAIVLAAGAATTAVVAAVVGPPLFREHLHRAGVPMDSLEEVHAEEAYGYATVISIGGALAVSALAALAVSFYVSRRLQRSITEVAAAATDVAEGNYDIRVSPPRLGDDFDALATAFNQMASRLQAVDSTRQQLFGDLAHEIRTPVAVLEAYIEALEDGVRSLTPQTAAMLRDQTRRLVRFSDDVAALAKAEESAVSMSYASLDVDRLTRQCVAAAQERYDAKGVGLHVHLPQPLPPLWADEQRLSQVLGNLLENALRHTPPGGSVHLHCLRDGDQVKIAVADTGEGIAAEHVTRVFERFYRADTARDREHGGAGIGLAIAKALIEAHGGSISVASAGPGAGATFTIALPITPIRSEHHPATAAQRVPD, encoded by the coding sequence GTGACTCCCCCACCTACGTCGACCCCTCGCCGGCGTCGACGGCCGGGCCGTCCCGGTATCGGCCTGCGACTCCTGGCGGCCCAAGCCATCGTGCTGGCGGCCGGAGCGGCGACGACCGCGGTGGTCGCTGCCGTGGTCGGCCCACCGCTGTTCCGCGAACACCTCCACCGTGCCGGTGTCCCGATGGACTCCCTGGAAGAAGTCCACGCCGAAGAGGCCTACGGCTACGCAACGGTGATCTCCATCGGAGGCGCTTTAGCGGTGTCAGCACTGGCCGCCCTCGCGGTCAGCTTCTACGTCAGTCGACGCCTCCAACGGTCCATCACCGAAGTCGCCGCCGCGGCCACCGATGTCGCTGAAGGGAACTACGACATCCGCGTGTCACCGCCGCGCCTCGGCGATGACTTCGACGCCCTCGCAACCGCATTCAACCAAATGGCCTCCCGGCTTCAAGCCGTCGATTCGACACGCCAGCAACTGTTCGGAGACCTCGCGCACGAGATCCGCACACCCGTGGCAGTACTCGAGGCCTACATCGAGGCACTCGAAGACGGCGTGCGCTCCTTGACACCCCAGACAGCAGCCATGCTGCGCGACCAGACCCGTCGGCTGGTGCGATTCTCCGATGACGTCGCCGCGCTGGCGAAGGCCGAGGAAAGTGCGGTGTCTATGTCATACGCCTCCCTCGACGTGGACCGCCTAACCCGCCAGTGCGTCGCAGCAGCACAAGAACGCTATGACGCCAAGGGGGTCGGACTGCACGTACACCTCCCGCAACCGCTACCGCCGCTTTGGGCCGACGAACAACGACTGTCTCAAGTGTTGGGAAACCTGCTGGAGAATGCGCTACGGCACACACCGCCCGGCGGGTCGGTACACCTTCACTGTCTTCGTGACGGCGACCAGGTAAAAATCGCTGTCGCTGACACCGGAGAAGGGATAGCCGCTGAGCACGTCACCCGAGTGTTCGAACGGTTCTACCGGGCAGACACCGCCCGCGACCGCGAGCATGGCGGCGCCGGTATCGGGCTCGCCATCGCCAAAGCGCTCATCGAAGCGCACGGCGGATCGATCTCGGTAGCCAGTGCTGGACCCGGCGCCGGCGCAACATTCACCATCGCCCTGCCCATCACCCCGATACGCAGCGAACACCACCCTGCGACGGCTGCTCAACGCGTCCCTGACTAG
- a CDS encoding DUF305 domain-containing protein, with protein sequence MQHKRFGFGLAALAASALYISGCSNATNESQSSSSSTTSAAASASASPSAASSDAAHNDADVTFAQGMIPHHQQAIEMSDMLLGKQGVDPEVVSLANEIKNAQGPEIEQMQGWLQDWGVSSSTTAPSTAAMPGHDMPGHQMPSGDMGDMPGMSGGGMGMMSEADMAALQNAQGAEASRLFLTQMIEHHKGAIMMAQQEVDNGQFPAAVEMARNIVSSQQAEIDTMQGMLDK encoded by the coding sequence ATGCAGCACAAGCGTTTTGGATTCGGGCTTGCGGCGCTTGCGGCGTCGGCCCTGTATATCAGCGGCTGTTCGAATGCAACGAACGAGTCTCAGTCATCGTCGTCGAGCACCACCTCGGCAGCAGCGTCGGCGTCGGCTTCGCCCAGTGCTGCGAGCAGTGACGCTGCCCATAACGATGCTGATGTGACGTTCGCTCAGGGCATGATCCCTCATCATCAGCAGGCGATCGAGATGAGCGACATGCTGCTCGGCAAGCAGGGAGTTGATCCTGAAGTAGTGTCACTCGCCAACGAGATCAAGAACGCTCAGGGTCCTGAGATCGAACAGATGCAGGGCTGGCTGCAGGACTGGGGAGTGTCCTCGTCGACAACGGCCCCCAGCACCGCCGCAATGCCCGGTCATGACATGCCTGGCCATCAAATGCCCAGCGGAGACATGGGTGATATGCCGGGTATGAGCGGCGGCGGTATGGGCATGATGTCGGAAGCCGATATGGCTGCACTGCAGAACGCGCAGGGCGCTGAGGCTAGCCGACTCTTTTTGACGCAGATGATCGAGCATCACAAGGGCGCGATCATGATGGCGCAGCAGGAAGTTGACAACGGCCAGTTCCCGGCGGCAGTCGAGATGGCGCGCAACATCGTGTCTTCTCAGCAAGCAGAGATCGACACGATGCAGGGAATGTTGGACAAGTAG
- a CDS encoding site-specific integrase — protein sequence MAIQHQLRLHPGTDVAWVLSGPGCEKYALVNEYLGYLADRNYSPRTLRAYGYDLLAFCRWLDDVDVTLSAVTTETVLDFMRHCRQTPIAGRPANVVSMTGAAYDHYSSMTINHRLAALTGLYQFRELRDPRLRSPIPSGREARRVSAEERTGLLGHLVRPKRRSALRLREPRRLPRALNRHRDRSAVIEPADVA from the coding sequence ATGGCGATTCAGCATCAGCTGCGTCTGCACCCAGGCACCGATGTCGCCTGGGTGTTGTCCGGTCCGGGCTGTGAGAAGTACGCGTTGGTCAACGAGTACCTGGGGTATTTGGCCGACCGGAATTATTCTCCCCGCACGCTGCGGGCCTACGGCTATGACCTGCTGGCATTCTGCCGTTGGCTCGACGACGTCGATGTCACATTGAGTGCGGTGACCACCGAGACGGTGCTGGACTTCATGCGGCACTGCCGGCAGACTCCGATCGCGGGGCGCCCCGCCAATGTGGTGTCGATGACCGGCGCGGCCTACGACCACTACTCGTCGATGACCATCAACCACCGCCTTGCCGCATTGACCGGCCTGTACCAGTTCCGCGAACTGCGTGACCCCAGGCTGCGGAGCCCGATCCCTAGTGGCCGCGAAGCCCGTCGGGTCAGCGCTGAGGAACGCACCGGCTTGCTTGGACATTTGGTCCGGCCCAAACGCCGATCGGCGCTGCGGCTGCGCGAACCGCGTCGGCTGCCGCGGGCCTTGAATCGTCATCGAGACCGCTCAGCTGTTATCGAGCCTGCGGACGTGGCGTGA
- a CDS encoding tyrosine-type recombinase/integrase: MLLSGLRSGELLTLNVTDVDIGARWVKVMGKGAKERRVPLDVEVAGLIQTYLLVERPESDSNLLFLVAKGPHRGQPLTAAGLRTIFRYHRAKTGVLAGHPHALRHTFGTAMAEAGVDLAVMQALLGHSHIDTTARYIHLAPIHVKAEYDAARTRLRSRP; encoded by the coding sequence ATGTTGTTGTCCGGGCTTCGATCTGGAGAACTGCTGACCCTCAACGTGACCGATGTCGATATCGGTGCCCGCTGGGTGAAGGTGATGGGCAAAGGCGCCAAGGAGCGCCGCGTGCCTCTCGATGTGGAGGTCGCCGGGCTGATCCAAACCTATCTGCTCGTTGAAAGACCCGAATCGGACAGCAACCTCCTATTCCTGGTCGCGAAAGGCCCGCATCGGGGCCAACCCTTGACCGCGGCCGGTTTACGCACAATCTTCCGGTATCACCGAGCCAAGACCGGGGTGCTCGCGGGTCACCCGCATGCGTTACGACATACCTTCGGCACCGCGATGGCCGAGGCCGGGGTGGATCTGGCGGTGATGCAAGCTCTGCTCGGGCACTCCCACATCGACACCACAGCCCGCTACATCCATCTGGCACCCATCCACGTCAAGGCGGAATACGATGCTGCCCGAACACGATTACGTTCCCGCCCCTGA